From one Solanum stenotomum isolate F172 chromosome 12, ASM1918654v1, whole genome shotgun sequence genomic stretch:
- the LOC125848526 gene encoding cyclic phosphodiesterase-like, giving the protein MEADTTIMQQVQISEAVLEKHVYSVWALPREDVRVRVKKLMEGLRSEFGGPQFEPHVTVIGAIRLTEAEARDRFKKACETVKAYSATVEKIDTGTFYYQCVYLLLHPTTEVVEASALCCSHFGYNRSGSYMPHLSLLYGDLTDEEKKKAQEKAYILDEGISSLSFPISHLALCKTDTEDKSCKSWETVEECSLQP; this is encoded by the exons ATGGAGGCTGATACAACTATTATGCAGCAGGTACAAATCAGTGAAGCAGTATTGGAGAAACATGTTTACTCTGTTTGGGCTCTGCCGAGGGAGGATGTGAGAGTTagggtcaaaaagttgatggaGGGTCTCCGATCGGAGTTTGGTGGGCCCCAGTTTGAACCTCACGTGACCGTCATCGGAGCTATTCGATTGACGGAGGCCGAGGCACGTGACAGGTTCAAAAAAGCTTGTGAGACAGTGAAAGCTTATAGTGCTACAGTGGAGAAGATAGATACTGGCACTTTCTATTATCAGTGTGTTTACCTTTTGCTTCATCCAACCACTGAG GTTGTGGAAGCAAGTGCTCTCTGCTGCAGTCACTTTGGTTACAACAGATCAGGAT CATATATGCCACATTTGAGCCTTCTTTACGGAGATTTAACcgatgaagaaaagaagaaagctCAAGAAAAGGCTTATATCCTTGACGAGGGCATTTCGAGCTTGAGCTTCCCGATATCTCATCTTGCATTGTGTAAAACAGACACTGAAGACAAAAGCTGCAAATCATGGGAGACGGTGGAGGAGTGCTCTCTTCAGCCCTAA